One window from the genome of Ruegeria sp. THAF33 encodes:
- a CDS encoding cysteine desulfurase family protein, which yields MSAPIYLDHNASTPIDPDVLETVIRVSRDSYANPSSVDHSQGSAAARIVETARAQIATHVNCKETELVFTAGSTEANNLAILGAFPILKAAGRRHLITTKIEHPSVLACFDFLEGQGARVTRLGVDEGGQISLDELAQVLTDQTGLVSIMAANNETGVLQPILEAGQLAEEAGALFHTDFSQASALVPLDLKNAPIHLASFSGHKAYGPKGVGALYRSIRKPRVNLAPVMFGGGQEKGLRAGTLNTSGIAGLGHAFELISKHIDCDRDRIGALRDQLEKELKGALSVQVNGNTEARLPNTMSLTINGVVPQALMQKLKNDVCFSASSACATEHVETSHVLLAMFGDTPRARNAFRLGLGRQTRQEDISEIADLFGRAAHELLLLRSA from the coding sequence ATGTCGGCGCCGATTTATCTCGATCACAATGCTTCAACGCCGATTGATCCGGATGTCTTGGAGACAGTTATACGAGTCAGTCGGGACAGCTATGCAAACCCGTCAAGTGTTGATCACAGTCAAGGTTCGGCAGCGGCAAGGATTGTCGAGACTGCACGCGCGCAAATCGCGACCCATGTCAATTGCAAGGAAACCGAGCTTGTTTTCACAGCTGGATCCACCGAAGCAAACAACCTTGCGATCCTCGGTGCATTTCCAATTTTGAAGGCGGCAGGACGGCGCCACCTGATCACCACGAAAATTGAGCACCCATCGGTTCTGGCCTGTTTTGACTTTCTCGAGGGCCAAGGCGCACGAGTGACGCGACTGGGCGTTGATGAAGGTGGCCAGATTTCGCTCGATGAGCTGGCCCAGGTTTTAACCGATCAGACCGGCTTGGTTTCCATCATGGCCGCCAACAATGAGACGGGCGTTTTGCAGCCCATCTTGGAGGCAGGCCAGCTTGCAGAGGAGGCTGGGGCGCTGTTTCACACGGACTTCTCGCAGGCTTCTGCTCTTGTGCCACTTGATCTCAAGAATGCGCCCATCCATCTGGCGAGTTTTTCCGGACACAAGGCCTATGGACCGAAAGGGGTAGGGGCCCTTTACAGGTCGATCCGAAAGCCACGGGTGAACTTGGCACCCGTGATGTTTGGCGGCGGACAAGAGAAAGGATTAAGGGCAGGGACCTTGAACACATCTGGCATCGCGGGGTTGGGACATGCATTTGAACTCATTTCAAAGCACATAGACTGTGACCGGGATCGGATTGGTGCTCTTCGAGACCAGCTCGAAAAGGAACTCAAAGGAGCCTTATCCGTGCAGGTCAATGGGAACACTGAGGCGCGGTTGCCAAACACGATGTCGCTCACGATCAACGGCGTTGTCCCACAAGCGCTGATGCAGAAGCTAAAAAACGACGTCTGCTTCTCCGCGTCGAGCGCCTGCGCCACGGAACATGTCGAAACCTCTCACGTTCTGCTCGCCATGTTCGGCGACACTCCAAGGGCACGTAATGCGTTTAGGCTGGGTCTGGGACGACAAACTCGCCAAGAAGACATTTCGGAGATTGCTGATCTCTTTGGTCGAGCGGCTCACGAGCTTCTGCTCTTACGCAGTGCATAG
- the dndD gene encoding DNA sulfur modification protein DndD, with translation MILVSLRLVNFGLYGGEHRFELAPDAGGQKPVVLVVGHNGAGKTTFLESVRLALYGKRALGARIGQAEYERHLLKRINNFATDRTASVELSFKSQNLGNEDIYTVRRAWAARGASVVESLEFERNGAPVDDIPTEDWNHYLEDIIPAGVSQLFFFDGEKIQDIADDQENTGLTDAIKSLLGIDILDQLRGDLALYKSRSMGREGGADLESLQRDLEIAKSDLVFSEEELGALSAKRTQLARRSEALQKVFEQEGGSIALSRDTLSEELKRVETDLSKQTNALKSLVNGVAPFGLAPKLLAKFLSDVEHARSQQSALAIEAFVSSFQQTVGNDATWTKTHFARLRDFAESRQSSGPKMALSTEPDWVMEKLAQVPDERVKVAKLAAQLAELQKKRATLKDQLKNFRPGAASGAFEDLKKAEFELGAVEAELKRKQDTATQARALIDRLERELRKSRDAVFALAKAQEKRDLATRAQAALNDYEQRIVQLRLASLSKHFIDAFSGLVTRKSLVREVIVDPNSFQMKLLGEKGREITPSELSAGERQLFAISMLWALGRTSGRELPMIIDTPLSRLDQQHRTNLMANYVPRSSAQVIMLCTDTELTPDLSEIISPYVSRRFEIGAVVGGRRTEITVLDHARDAHLLETTDAH, from the coding sequence ATGATCCTTGTGTCCCTACGTCTCGTTAACTTTGGTCTCTATGGCGGTGAGCACCGATTTGAACTGGCCCCTGATGCCGGCGGCCAGAAGCCTGTAGTTTTGGTGGTTGGCCATAATGGGGCGGGGAAGACTACGTTCCTGGAGTCTGTGCGTCTGGCGCTGTATGGTAAACGCGCGCTCGGTGCCCGTATTGGCCAAGCCGAGTATGAGCGGCATCTGCTCAAACGGATCAACAACTTTGCCACGGACCGCACTGCCTCTGTCGAATTGTCCTTCAAGAGCCAAAACCTCGGCAACGAGGACATATACACTGTGCGCCGTGCTTGGGCCGCCCGTGGCGCAAGTGTTGTCGAAAGCCTCGAGTTTGAACGCAATGGTGCGCCAGTCGATGATATCCCGACCGAGGATTGGAACCACTATCTCGAAGACATCATTCCAGCGGGTGTTTCGCAGCTTTTCTTTTTTGACGGGGAAAAGATCCAAGACATTGCAGATGATCAGGAAAATACAGGGCTGACTGATGCAATCAAATCTCTGCTGGGCATCGACATTCTTGACCAGCTTCGGGGTGACCTCGCTCTCTACAAGTCGCGCAGTATGGGCCGGGAAGGCGGCGCTGACCTTGAAAGTCTCCAGCGCGATCTCGAAATTGCCAAGTCTGACCTAGTCTTTTCTGAAGAAGAACTTGGGGCTTTATCGGCAAAACGCACTCAGCTTGCGCGCCGAAGCGAAGCATTACAGAAGGTTTTTGAGCAAGAAGGCGGCAGCATCGCATTGAGCCGTGACACTCTGTCGGAGGAACTCAAGCGTGTAGAGACTGACCTGAGCAAGCAAACCAACGCCCTTAAGTCGCTCGTGAACGGTGTCGCACCTTTCGGCTTGGCTCCAAAGCTCTTGGCAAAGTTCTTATCCGATGTGGAGCATGCTCGAAGTCAGCAGTCTGCCCTCGCAATCGAGGCCTTCGTTTCGAGTTTCCAACAGACCGTGGGCAATGACGCGACATGGACGAAGACCCATTTTGCGCGACTTCGTGACTTCGCTGAAAGCCGTCAAAGCTCCGGCCCCAAAATGGCTTTGAGCACGGAACCAGATTGGGTCATGGAGAAACTTGCTCAGGTGCCGGACGAACGGGTTAAGGTGGCCAAGCTTGCTGCGCAACTGGCAGAGCTACAAAAAAAACGCGCGACCTTGAAGGACCAGTTAAAGAACTTCCGGCCAGGTGCAGCATCCGGTGCTTTTGAGGACTTAAAGAAAGCCGAATTTGAGCTCGGCGCCGTTGAAGCCGAGCTCAAGCGCAAACAAGATACGGCAACGCAGGCCCGTGCGCTGATCGACCGCTTGGAACGCGAGTTGCGTAAATCGCGAGACGCCGTTTTTGCTCTGGCAAAGGCACAAGAAAAGCGTGATTTGGCGACGCGGGCGCAGGCCGCGCTCAATGATTACGAACAGCGGATTGTTCAGCTGCGCCTCGCCTCGCTTTCAAAGCACTTCATTGACGCCTTTAGCGGGCTCGTCACGCGCAAGTCCCTCGTGCGCGAGGTCATAGTCGACCCGAATTCCTTCCAGATGAAGCTTCTGGGTGAAAAGGGCAGGGAAATTACACCGTCGGAACTCTCCGCCGGCGAACGGCAGCTGTTCGCAATTTCAATGCTTTGGGCGCTTGGTAGAACAAGCGGAAGAGAACTGCCTATGATTATCGACACGCCGTTGTCACGTTTGGACCAGCAGCACCGCACGAACCTGATGGCAAATTACGTACCGCGTAGCTCTGCCCAGGTTATCATGCTGTGCACCGATACCGAGCTGACACCGGATCTTTCGGAAATCATCTCGCCTTACGTGAGCAGGCGCTTTGAAATCGGTGCGGTCGTCGGCGGGCGACGCACGGAGATCACTGTGCTGGACCATGCACGGGATGCCCACCTCCTGGAGACAACCGATGCACATTAA
- the dndE gene encoding DNA sulfur modification protein DndE, which translates to MHINKFRISSTATGQVRIISQRSGLTPNLVCRMAMLSSFEAGPVSGVADDSGEGQEFNAYTLFGDFQPLFIDLLKYVELDPEENEADDNDLLERLRMHIDRGVRQLSVRLKSPADAAELIAGSA; encoded by the coding sequence ATGCACATTAACAAGTTTCGGATTTCATCAACGGCCACTGGCCAGGTCAGGATCATCTCACAAAGATCAGGCCTGACGCCAAACCTCGTGTGTCGTATGGCGATGTTATCATCATTTGAAGCCGGACCCGTTTCCGGCGTGGCTGATGACTCGGGCGAGGGACAGGAATTCAATGCCTACACGCTGTTTGGGGACTTCCAGCCTCTCTTCATCGATCTCTTAAAATATGTCGAGCTTGACCCAGAAGAGAACGAGGCCGACGACAATGATTTGCTGGAGCGCCTGCGGATGCACATTGATCGTGGCGTTCGACAACTCTCGGTCCGCTTAAAGTCCCCGGCTGATGCGGCTGAACTGATCGCAGGAAGTGCATAA